The genomic region CCAAGGTACCTCAACCTCTCCCAAGGCCTGCAACAGCTCGGCTAGCTTGGGCTCACCGTAGAGATCCATGCCGTAGTTGGTGGTGATTTGGGAGATGAGAATAATCTCCTGCACTCCTTCTGCAGCAAGCTGGTTGGCTTCTGCCACGATCGACTCAATGGAGCGCGATCGCTGATTGCCCCGTAGATGGGGAATAATACAGAAGGCGCAGCGGTAGTCACACCCTTCGGCCACCCGCAGGTAGGCCATGCTTTCAGTGGTGGTGCGATAGCGAGGAACCGTTTCATCGGCGATGTAGGTCGGCTCTGACGAGACTTCCTGCACGCGCTCCCCGGCCTCTGCCCGGCGCACCACGTCTACAATTTTGTTGTAATCACCAGTTCCCACCACCGCAACGGCTTCGGGAATTTCATCAAGCAACTCTTGCTGAAAATGTTGGGCCATGCAGCCCGTAATTACAATTTTCTTGTTGGCTTCCGCCAGTTCTACCAGGGTTCGCACCGACTCTTCTCGGGCTGCCTGGATGAAACTACAAGTGTTAACAATGACGTAATCTGCGAGGCGCTCATCACTATCAACATGGTATCCGGCTTGAACGAGAAGACCCAGCATATGCTCGGTATCAACCCGATTCTTTTCACAGCCTAGATGTGATACAGCGATGGTTGGCGAATTGCCCATAGGGTTCTTCTAAAGTCTGGCTCAAGGAAAATAACACTGATCAGAGAGGTGGTAACACGACTCTTGTGAAACCACAGCAACCTTAATGACTAGGAGGTATGGCTTGTGATCAGTAGGGTTAGCGGAACGACTAGCTTACAGTACATGCCTCGATCGCAAGCTGCTCGTCGTTCCTGCCTAAAGCCTGAACCTCATCGCACGGGAGGATTATAGGCGTTTCATCCTAAAATCTGGAGCCCTTCAGCCGCAATCGATTGTGCTGCACTGGGCAGCGATCGCTATAGTAACGCAAAACAGCACAACATAACTACACAATTTAGCCCGAAGTCCCATAGAAAGGTGAAGAAAGGTTGACCATTTGGATCCAGGAAGCCCACGATAGGTCGGCGCGGGGAAGACCCATTGCTGCTAAAGTTATTTTTAGGAGCGATCGCCTCCTCTACACCAAATCAAGGCTGATTGTTAGGGCATGATACAGGCTGGCAACACCGTTCCATAAGCTTCTTGGCGGCATGACAGCAGGGTATCCGCTGACCTATGTATTCAGCGCTGGGGATGGGTCATCGGGGTATTTGCCTTGATGGTGCATCTTCCTGGCTCTACCATAGGCCGTCCTATCATTAGATTGGCTATAGGCCTCTGATTTGGTAGGGTTACTATCTAACAAACCCCTTCACCTGTTCCTGACTCCATGCGATCGCAAACGGTTGGCGAATAGGTGATTCACCTTGACGAGAATCCTGGTTTGTTTGCCCGAGGGGCAGACCATCCCGTTCTCCCTAGGTCGGCGACCCCATTTCATGCTCATCTAGTTTGTTATCGAGTCCGAGTAGTTCAGACCCGTGGACTTAAAAAAAATCTTCAAAACTGCTAACCCGATTATTGGGGTCATTCACCTCTTGCCCTTGCCGACGTCTCCCCGTTGGGGGGGCAACCTCCAGGCCGTGATTGACCGAGCCGAACAGGAAGCCGCCGCCCTCTCCTCTGGAGGCGCAGACGGTATCATTGTCGAAAACTTTTTTGACGCACCGTTTACCAAGGATGCTGTTGATCCAGCGGTGGTCAGCGCCATGAGTTTGGTGGTGCAACGCCTCAAGCATTTGGTGACCCTACCCATCGGGGTCAATGTGCTGCGCAACGATGCTCAAAGTGCCATGGCGATCGCCACCTGTGTGCGGGCCCAGTTCATCCGGGTGAACGTGCTCACGGGGGTTATGGCCACCGATCAAGGGCTGATTGAAGGACGGGCCCATCAGCTTTTGCGCTACCGTCGGGAGTTGGGCAGTGACGTCAGCATCTTTGCCGATGTGTTGGTGAAACATGCTCGCCCCCTAGGGTCGCCGAACTTGACCACCGCTGTACAGGAAACCATTGAGCGGGGGTTGGCTGATGGTGTCATCCTTTCAGGCTGGGCCACCGGTAGTCCGCCGACCCTGGAAGATTTAGAGCTAGCTAGCGCTGCTGCTGGGGGTACGCCCGTCTTTATTGGCAGCGGTGCCACCTGGGACAACATTCCTAAGCTCATCCAAGCAGCGGATGGGGTGATTGTTTCTAGCTCCCTGAAACGGCGGGGACGCATCGAGCAACCCATCGACCCAATTCGGGTCAGCCAGTTTGCGGAAGCCATGCATCGTGGTTTGGCAGACAAGTCTAAATCCGCGAACGCTCCCCTCTCCATGAACTCGTCGATAGCGGTGTCTCCCTAAAAGCTGACGGGCTGCCCCATTTTGTCCCTTCGTTCCCCGACCCCTTCGCCCACGGTGAGGAGAAGGGGAGCAAGAAAGTTTGCGTGCCTTCCAAACCCCTCGCCCGTTCTGGGAGAGGGGTTTAGGGTGAGGGTCTTGGGGGGTGTCAGTTTACTAGTCTGGATTCGGTGACTTGAGCTTGGCCTGTCCGAGATTCTAGGCGTGAAGGGTACACTACTAATGGTTGATCTTGCAGCAGCGATCGCTGTCGCTGACTGCCCAGATCCTGATCTGCGATCGCAGACTAGTATTGTACAAGTGTTTGTCAAAGGGAGGGTTTATGAGCCGTCGATCTCGAAGAACACCCTGGCTCCATCGTTGGTCGCGGTACATTATCACGGCGATCGCCTGCGTGGGCGCGATCGTGACCGGGTGGTTGACCTATGAAAAATTAACTGGCGGGACAGCGGCCTGTCCCACGGAGGGCTGTACCCAGGTCTTGTCCAGCCCCTATGCCGAGGTGTTTGGCATTCCGCTCACGATCTTTGGGCTCTTAGCCTATCTCAGTATGGGAGCTATGGCGATCGCCCCCACCTTGGTGAATCCAGAGACCAATAAAGACCTGCGCATGAAGCTAGAAGAATGGACATGGCCGCTCCTGTTTATGGGAGCGACCGCCATGACCATCTTCAGCGGTTATTTGATGTATGTCTTGGCGTTTGAGCTGCAAACGGTTTGTGTCTACTGCATCAGCTCCGCGACCTTCAGCCTCAGTTTCCTAGTCTTGACCCTTTTGGGACGAGCCTGGGATGACGCGGGCAAGCTGATTTTTATTGGGATTATTGTGGCCATGGTGACCTTGATTGGCACCTTGGGCGTCTATGCCGGTGTGAATGCACCGGCTGCCGATAACGATGTTCCGGGAGAAGCTGGCCCACGGATAACGACTACCTCCGGTGACGCGGAGCTTGCCTTAGCGCAGCACCTAAGTAGCATTGGAGCCAAGATGTATGGGGCTTATTGGTGTCCTCATTGCCACGACCAAAAGCAATTGTTTGGTCTGCCAGCCGCTAAGGAATTTCCCTATGTGGAATGTGCGCCGGACGGACAAAATCCTCAGACGGAGCTCTGTCAGTCCCTGTCCGACCAAGT from Candidatus Obscuribacterales bacterium harbors:
- the rimO gene encoding 30S ribosomal protein S12 methylthiotransferase RimO — encoded protein: MGNSPTIAVSHLGCEKNRVDTEHMLGLLVQAGYHVDSDERLADYVIVNTCSFIQAAREESVRTLVELAEANKKIVITGCMAQHFQQELLDEIPEAVAVVGTGDYNKIVDVVRRAEAGERVQEVSSEPTYIADETVPRYRTTTESMAYLRVAEGCDYRCAFCIIPHLRGNQRSRSIESIVAEANQLAAEGVQEIILISQITTNYGMDLYGEPKLAELLQALGEVEVPWIRMHYAYPTGLTPKVIEAIRNTPNVLPYLDLPLQHSHPEVLRAMNRPWQGQVNDRIIERIKAALPEAILRTTFIVGFPGETDEHFEHLCQFVQRHEFDHVGVFTFSPEEGTPAYDLPNPLPQAVMDARRDRLMQLQQPISLRRNQAEVGHVVDVLIEQEHPETGELIGRSPRFSADVDGLVYVQGTARLGTMVPVEITSADVYDLYGQIADSKTQLRGALSRVSV
- a CDS encoding vitamin K epoxide reductase family protein; this translates as MTGWLTYEKLTGGTAACPTEGCTQVLSSPYAEVFGIPLTIFGLLAYLSMGAMAIAPTLVNPETNKDLRMKLEEWTWPLLFMGATAMTIFSGYLMYVLAFELQTVCVYCISSATFSLSFLVLTLLGRAWDDAGKLIFIGIIVAMVTLIGTLGVYAGVNAPAADNDVPGEAGPRITTTSGDAELALAQHLSSIGAKMYGAYWCPHCHDQKQLFGLPAAKEFPYVECAPDGQNPQTELCQSLSDQVRGFPTWEINGQYYPGTRSLQELAQLSGYSGPTNFVN
- a CDS encoding BtpA/SgcQ family protein — encoded protein: MDLKKIFKTANPIIGVIHLLPLPTSPRWGGNLQAVIDRAEQEAAALSSGGADGIIVENFFDAPFTKDAVDPAVVSAMSLVVQRLKHLVTLPIGVNVLRNDAQSAMAIATCVRAQFIRVNVLTGVMATDQGLIEGRAHQLLRYRRELGSDVSIFADVLVKHARPLGSPNLTTAVQETIERGLADGVILSGWATGSPPTLEDLELASAAAGGTPVFIGSGATWDNIPKLIQAADGVIVSSSLKRRGRIEQPIDPIRVSQFAEAMHRGLADKSKSANAPLSMNSSIAVSP